A portion of the Magnolia sinica isolate HGM2019 chromosome 17, MsV1, whole genome shotgun sequence genome contains these proteins:
- the LOC131230483 gene encoding uncharacterized protein LOC131230483 has translation MLVRPDVSVPEEVVRYEGALTSRLRIGVTSTLRSEVIQTATDAMMCRGFSITLIGSARSWYRQLKPNSIGSFAKLSRLFLTRFISGKRSKKPNTHLLAIRQGPKESLKDYIARFNEEALQVEDYNDKMALAAVFNVLKEGRFTFSIRKSPPKTLSDFVVRAQKSANVEEFTNATKVYK, from the exons ATGCTCGTCCGACCTGATGTAAGCGTCCCTGAAGAAGTCGTGCGCTATGAAGGTGCTCTTACTTCGAGGCTGAGAATCGGAGTGACTTCCACACTCCGATCAGAAGTG ATCCAGACAGCAACGGATGCGATGATGTGTAGGGGATTTTCTATTACCCTTATAGGATCCGCTCGGAGTTGGTATCGTCAGCTCAAACCCAATTCCATCGGTTCCTTCGCAAAGTTAAGCCGACTATTCCTTACCCGGTTTATAAGTGGTAAGAGAAGTAAAAAACCCAACACTCACCTGCTCGCCATCAGACAAGGGCCAAAAGAGTCGCTAAAGGACTACATTGCTCGCTTTAACGAGGAAGCGTTACAGGTAGAAGATTACAATGACAAAATGGCACTTGCTGCGGTGTTCAATGTTCTGAAAGAAGGAAGGTTCACTTTCTCCATTAGGAAGAGCCCTCCAAAGACGTTATCGGACTTCGTCGTAAGAGCCCAAAAATCCGCTAATGTCGAGGAGTTTACTAATGCCACAAAAGTGTACAAGTAA